In Setaria viridis chromosome 5, Setaria_viridis_v4.0, whole genome shotgun sequence, the genomic stretch CACGCTAGAACGACCCGACGCCGACAAGAACCTCACGAGGTGCGGCGGTTCGCCGTCGCCCTCGGCCCCGGGCGCCAGGCACGACGCCATCTTCTGCAGAGCGCCGCCCCCTCGGttcccgccgtcgtcgccgaatACGAACGCGGCCGTgaccggcgcatcgctgtcaccgccgccggtggcgccaAACCGTTCGCCGGCCCTTATCAGCTCCACGGGCAGGTCGAAGCACGGCGACGGGCAGTACCCGTggaccgcccgcccgccgccccgctcctccCGACGATCCCCCGCTTCCTCCACCACGAAGTCGAAGACGATGTTGCTGCCGGAGTAGAGCGACGCGCACTCGGACTTCTCCAGCGACGCGGCCCGGCTCGGCGCGTCCGGGGGCGCCTGCTCGGTCGCCGGCTCGttcggtgccggcgccggcgccgtctccGCTGGCGCgctcgcggcggccgcctccaccTCTGGCTTCTTCTTGGAGAGGCCTGGGAGGTAGAGGCACATGAGCAGCGCGCCGCACGTGAAGCCCTGGCTGTCGGAGCTGGCGTCGGGCGTTCCGGACATGGCCCTGCGTGCTCGCCGGCTCGATCCTGCCACCGTCTTGATGGGCGCGGGGGACGTGCGCCTATATTGATCGCGGGCTctcggtggtggtggaggaccaTACCGATGTCCGGTGGTGGCCAGTGGGTGCAGGGTGGGGGGATAGTGTGGTTCATGTCGTCCCGATTTAAGTTCGTGGGTGGGAGTTGGCACCCAGATAAGTGCATTTAGCTTAgactagcaaatatgcccgtgGGTGCTACGGGTGGACATCACACTGTAACGCTAAAAGggattttgtaaaaatatagtATATTATAGTACATTTTGTAGAAATCTAACTCAAGTGGTATGTCTGCTTATTGCTCTTACAACCTAAAGGTCAGTTACGCACAAGGCACTATACATAACTTGAACCACAACAGTACAACATCACTACTTCACAATGTTCTCTGATGCTTTGCTCAGGACGATCATATGTAAGCATCGTAACATGTACCTAAAACTAAAGACAAACACACATCGCAAATGCGATGAGAAATATAACAAGGAATCTATCTTCAACTTAAAAACAATTAAGTGCACGTCGACGCTTATACATTGGCACGCCATATATCTTCAACTAAAAAACAATTAAGTGCACGCCGACGCTTATACATTGGCACCCCATATATACAGTACAAATAACTGTCACACATGCTCCTCACAACGGGTCAAATGCATGAGCTAGCCTCATCGCTCACGCAAGTTCGTTTCCGGTGCCCCCAATGCAGTAAGATAAGCAATCGACAATGTTCGGAGCCCGCATCGCCTCAACTTGGTAACAAGGTTCGCTGCTTCCGTCGTCGATGTCATCACAGTCAGAACCCATGTAACTCGTGGCGTCCGTGTCCCGGTCCCAACGTTCCCAGCTGGATCCGTCCGCGAGATTATACGAGACGGTGCGATCAAGGCAATCTGACCCCAAATAGAGAGTATCAGCAGCAACATGAGGGAAGGTCTTTCGAGACAAAGAAAGCGTGCGGTACATGCCCATAAACACGGCCCTCCCGCCGAAGCTCTTGGCTGGGATCAGGACGCCGGCGTCCACATCCACTTTGTACACCTCGTACTTCCTCGCATACCTTTCGTCGTCCAGGCGACGACGGCGTAACATGCGGTGAACCAGCATCAGGTCCCCGCCATTGTCCACCAGGTGCAGGCTGTCCTTCATCCGGTAGAAACACAACGACCCCCTCCAGTCGACGGCTGTCAGCAGACTTGGCGGCTGCTGCTGATCACTGCTGCCATCCAGTACCATGACACCGCTGCGGGTGGCGCAGTAGAAGCGACCTGCAATTGTCATAGTTGATCTGAAGAATCCGCTGTCGACCGAGGTCCAACGCTCATCACCGGGCTTCGCAACGACAAGCTCCATGGGTGAACAAAAACTGACTGCGACTGCGAAGGCGTCGGCAACAACACCGGCGCCACACACGCTGATACTACCTCCTAGACGCCACCCAAAACGCCTGGCTAACTGCAACTCCGTTGTCAGCAGCGCGGTCAGCGGTGGCAAATCAGTGACCTGCTGCGTAAGCGGGTTGAGTAAGCGGACGGCTAGGGTGGCCTcgtgaaggaggaggagaaggcccTCGGGGGTGAGAGAGAGCAACGTGTGCTCCTCCAGCGCCGGGAGGTCCATCCGGATGCACTCGCCGCTGGAGATGTTCAAGAAGCGGCGGAGACGCGGGCCCGCGTGAGCCTTATCGAGCATGATCCACTGCCGCGGGTGGTAGCGGCCATCCAGGCAGCCTTGCGAACGGGCATCCAGCGAGCACCGCCGCCATGGGCGGCACACGGCGCGGAAGCGGACGTAGTCAGCTACGTCTTTGGCGAGGACGAGCTCGGCAATAAGGCCGGCCGGCCCATCCCCAAGGTTCGCCCAATCCGTTGTTCCGCTGCTACTGAATAGATCAGATTCAAACAAAGAGACGGGATTCCAACCGTAATATCGACGAAAATCATCAAGTAGCAAATGCACGAACCTGTTTGAACCAGTTTCGGGTCCCGGCGTACCGTCGAGCGCGGTGCGCGCCTTTTTCACCCCACAAGAGGGTTTGATCTGATCGGTAGACAAACCAAGCAAATTATTGTAGACCCTCAGCTTGACGGACCAGGATTGGATCTGGCAGGCCGAGTAGCGACGTCGTGAATCGAGAGTGCTCCTCAGACATTTCGCCCCCCAATAAGGGGTCTGGACTCCGGATGCCACCGCCAGCTGCGCCACCTGCCGAGATTGACagcctattcgcttcagcttatcaacCAGATTATCAGCtaccgaacagtgtttttctctcacaacaaatcagcagtttcagcttttcagccggcttataagtcaaGGGAACAGGTCGTGAATCTGCGCGGAAGCGCAGGGGGGCGTGGTGGATCTTGAAGCGGCGATTGGATCTTGACGACCGAGCTGGGGTGTGGCGGATCAACAAGGTCACTAGGCCGTCGCTTCACCCGACGGGACAGGATCTGGGCTCGGGAGGGCACTCGCTTCGCCATCCTACCTGCTCGGTAGGGATTATTATTGTTTTAggagtagaaaaaaaaatgggtgcttttcagagagagagagggggtgcCCGGTGGGCAGTGGGTCGAGTTTTTTGCAGTTACCGCAGGGGAGACTCGTCCAGCGCGGTGTGCGGTGGAGAAGAATCAATTAGGCAATTTCCTTGGGATACCCTGTTACGCGTTAGCTGCTGATTTATACTAGGTGGGTCGGGATTGGATCTGAACTCTTGTTGGATATGTCTCGAGGCTCCGACTCCgacttacatttttttttgacagtCCTGATTCATTGATTTTCCATTGGGGCGTTTTGGGAGGCCAAATCACTTGCATGGATGTAGTTGAGCACAGAGGAAAACAAGGGGGGGAGGGATGTTCATTTTACATGGAGCTTTACATTGAACTGAATATGGAACACCAGACATCAGCTATCGGTCTGCCTATCCGATAAAGGCGCTCTCGCCATAAGCGTGCTACATCTTGGCATGATCGCCAGAATCGTTGGCTTGAAGGGTGGGTGCACTGGAACACCAAGTCATTTCTGTGTTTCCATAGCAT encodes the following:
- the LOC117856519 gene encoding uncharacterized protein gives rise to the protein MKESDQLMTSFGAYCYITMHLCLDFLVSDIIEVYINDIVVKSMKVEQLITKQGAPYCVVAGDSIKRQIPEDFLLSVKEDFIRMYAGENAATALENSLSKEFGPKLKEHMQLCLDDSQEIRRVAEMKENVLEFANSENFDTQVLEHGEKVQLIVDNTGDLHDQMPSLSHSNARNKSSDPNHEQFNTSISARCRRAVKSRSSSSIYGSEKVALVYNEGMLSHKPPSDPSVKEIPERLSRIVRKLKEEGLWERCEIFSCDEAGIESLQAVHDLKHISDVQEISSGDMISNNDDMYYNEGSTKSALLAAGGVLKAVELVAEGVCQYSFALVRPPGHHVGRSGPPAGFCFLNNIAIGAAHLLEKYPEKIKKILIVDWDIHHRDGTQDIFYNDKRVLFFSVHSSSGTTDWANLGDGPAGLIAELVLAKDVADYVRFRAVCRPWRRCSLDARSQGCLDGRYHPRQWIMLDKAHAGPRLRRFLNISSGECIRMDLPALEEHTLLSLTPEGLLLLLHEATLAVRLLNPLTQQVTDLPPLTALLTTELQLARRFGWRLGGSISVCGAGVVADAFAVAVSFCSPMELVVAKPGDERWTSVDSGFFRSTMTIAGRFYCATRSGVMVLDGSSDQQQPPSLLTAVDWRGSLCFYRMKDSLHLVDNGGDLMLVHRMLRRRRLDDERYARKYEVYKVDVDAGVLIPAKSFGGRAVFMGMYRTLSLSRKTFPHVAADTLYLGSDCLDRTVSYNLADGSSWERWDRDTDATSYMGSDCDDIDDGSSEPCYQVEAMRAPNIVDCLSYCIGGTGNELA
- the LOC117859099 gene encoding uncharacterized protein, whose amino-acid sequence is MSGTPDASSDSQGFTCGALLMCLYLPGLSKKKPEVEAAAASAPAETAPAPAPNEPATEQAPPDAPSRAASLEKSECASLYSGSNIVFDFVVEEAGDRREERGGGRAVHGYCPSPCFDLPVELIRAGERFGATGGGDSDAPVTAAFVFGDDGGNRGGGALQKMASCLAPGAEGDGEPPHLVRFLSASGRSSVARPPVMVMPSRGAPQGM